One Gordonia mangrovi genomic region harbors:
- a CDS encoding metallophosphoesterase: MFVVAHISDLHFNGTRYNRSRIEATLDYIHARAKGINALLVTGDITDEGSEAEYREAYGTLYSPLPMLITAGNHDHRAHFNAALLGMESSAPVNRAELIDGVLFVVCDSSIPGRNDGHLSDETLRWMSEQITHAGPTVPVLVAFHHPPVTLGMYFMDSIRQTGEERLAALVTEHPNIVGFVCGHAHTPAVTTFAGRPLAIAPGVASTLNLPFEGTEIINRGQPPGLAFHFLHGLDDGRDAWRMITHYRAVMF, from the coding sequence GTGTTCGTCGTCGCCCACATCAGCGACCTTCATTTCAACGGCACGCGGTACAACCGCAGCCGGATCGAAGCGACGCTCGACTACATTCATGCCCGCGCGAAAGGCATCAACGCGCTGCTGGTGACCGGCGACATCACCGACGAGGGCAGCGAGGCGGAATACCGGGAGGCCTACGGCACCCTCTACAGCCCGTTGCCCATGCTGATCACGGCCGGCAACCACGACCATCGCGCACACTTCAATGCGGCATTGCTCGGCATGGAGAGCAGTGCGCCGGTCAACCGGGCCGAGCTCATCGACGGAGTTCTTTTCGTCGTCTGCGACAGTTCCATTCCCGGCCGCAATGACGGCCACCTCTCCGACGAGACACTTCGCTGGATGTCGGAACAGATCACGCATGCCGGACCAACGGTGCCGGTGCTGGTCGCCTTCCATCACCCGCCCGTGACGTTGGGCATGTACTTCATGGACTCGATCCGCCAGACCGGCGAGGAGCGGCTCGCCGCGCTGGTCACCGAACACCCGAACATCGTCGGATTCGTGTGCGGGCACGCACACACCCCGGCGGTCACCACCTTTGCCGGCAGGCCGTTGGCGATCGCACCGGGCGTCGCGTCCACACTGAATCTGCCGTTCGAGGGCACGGAGATAATCAACCGCGGTCAGCCACCGGGCCTCGCCTTCCATTTCCTGCACGGACTCGACGACGGTCGCGACGCATGGCGGATGATCACGCACTATCGTGCGGTGATGTTCTAG
- a CDS encoding ElyC/SanA/YdcF family protein: MSAAIGGLVVGVLPFDHAAGVDVRPAVTAVDPSTFYNSAQQKFAAGDVTGGLQSLKEMLAVVPVDPYALALQAIWSAQADDEAASQAALTRLNGINRTLHTTARDIISGVDAAAQIVPDTSPKSVSGRTAIVILGYGLNGNGKMAPELVRRVTAGQAQAETTTGAPIVVAGGAPKKGITEAAAMKKWLVANGVDAARITEEGRSGSTVANAQNTAEILRGKGISEIILITSPNHIRRAAADFAAVGLRAVATVTTATELSKYAQPLTLDQQKGIRLEATRAAEIPATRAAGLPLPDNLPDTGPGLITEFGGKLLESLLDAGSSAIDSLPAE; encoded by the coding sequence GTGAGTGCGGCGATCGGCGGTCTGGTCGTCGGTGTGCTGCCCTTCGATCATGCCGCCGGGGTCGACGTTCGGCCCGCGGTGACCGCCGTCGATCCCTCCACCTTCTACAACTCTGCGCAGCAGAAGTTCGCCGCCGGCGACGTGACCGGTGGGCTGCAGTCGCTGAAGGAGATGCTCGCCGTTGTTCCGGTCGACCCGTATGCGCTCGCCCTGCAGGCGATCTGGTCGGCGCAAGCCGATGATGAGGCCGCCAGTCAGGCTGCCCTGACCCGGCTGAACGGGATCAACCGGACGTTGCACACCACCGCCCGCGACATCATCTCCGGCGTCGATGCTGCCGCGCAGATCGTTCCGGACACGTCGCCCAAGAGTGTCTCCGGCCGCACGGCGATCGTCATCCTCGGCTACGGGCTCAACGGCAACGGCAAGATGGCGCCGGAGCTCGTCCGCCGGGTGACCGCGGGGCAGGCGCAGGCAGAAACCACAACGGGGGCACCGATAGTGGTGGCCGGTGGGGCACCCAAGAAGGGGATCACCGAGGCGGCCGCCATGAAGAAATGGTTGGTGGCCAACGGTGTCGACGCGGCGCGGATCACCGAGGAGGGCCGCTCCGGATCGACGGTGGCCAACGCGCAGAACACCGCCGAGATCCTGCGCGGCAAGGGCATCAGCGAGATCATCCTGATCACCTCGCCCAACCACATCCGGCGTGCCGCGGCCGATTTCGCCGCCGTCGGGCTGCGCGCCGTCGCCACGGTCACCACGGCGACCGAGTTGAGCAAATACGCCCAACCCCTGACCCTCGATCAGCAGAAGGGGATTCGGCTCGAGGCGACGCGTGCGGCCGAGATCCCGGCGACGCGCGCGGCCGGCCTGCCGTTACCCGACAACCTGCCCGACACCGGCCCGGGCCTGATCACCGAGTTCGGTGGGAAGCTACTGGAGTCGCTGCTCGACGCAGGGTCGTCGGCGATCGATTCGCTGCCCGCCGAGTGA
- a CDS encoding NAD(P)(+) transhydrogenase (Re/Si-specific) subunit beta gives MTADLLLAADAHTPSQGISYLVMALYIVSFSLFIYGLMGLTGPKTAVRGNWIAAGGMALAVAATLLYVYNAGAIGDDGHSTVGVPAINWILIVVGLVVGVALGIPPALKTKMTAMPQLVALFNGVGGGTVALIAWAEFLETSGFAEFHNTEPASPLVIGSLIAAIIGSISFWGSLVAFSKLQEILPKGLEKVFVGNARLFQLANIVLFVVSLGIAIYLGVDAANGGGASGWWMVGLLVAAGVMGLFVVFPIGGADMPVVISLLNAMTGLSAAAAGIALDNTALIVAGMIVGASGSILTNLMAKAMNRSIPAIVFGSFGGGDAAGGGPAGAAGGTVKATSAADAAIQMAYANQVIVVPGYGLAVAQAQHAVKEMAALLEEKGVEVKYAIHPVAGRMPGHMNVLLAEADVEYDAMKEMDDINGEFNRTDVAIVIGANDVTNPAARNDPGSPIHGMPILNVDEARSTIVLKRSMSSGYAGIENPLFFADATSMLFGDAKKSVDSVIEELKAL, from the coding sequence GTGACCGCGGACCTGCTGTTGGCGGCCGACGCCCACACGCCGAGCCAGGGCATCTCGTACCTGGTGATGGCGCTCTACATCGTTTCGTTCTCCCTGTTCATCTACGGCCTGATGGGTCTGACCGGGCCGAAGACCGCGGTGCGCGGCAACTGGATCGCTGCGGGCGGTATGGCCCTCGCCGTGGCCGCGACGCTGCTCTACGTCTACAACGCCGGCGCGATCGGCGACGACGGGCACTCCACCGTCGGGGTGCCCGCGATCAACTGGATCCTGATCGTCGTCGGCCTGGTGGTCGGTGTGGCACTGGGTATCCCGCCCGCACTCAAGACCAAGATGACCGCGATGCCGCAGCTGGTGGCGCTGTTCAACGGCGTCGGCGGCGGTACCGTCGCGCTGATCGCGTGGGCGGAATTCCTGGAGACGTCGGGCTTCGCCGAATTCCACAACACCGAACCGGCCTCGCCGTTGGTGATCGGTTCGCTGATCGCCGCGATCATCGGTTCGATCTCCTTCTGGGGTTCGCTGGTGGCCTTCTCGAAGCTGCAGGAGATCCTGCCCAAGGGGCTGGAGAAGGTCTTCGTCGGCAATGCGCGGCTGTTCCAGCTGGCCAACATCGTGCTGTTCGTGGTCTCGCTGGGTATCGCCATCTATCTCGGTGTGGACGCCGCCAACGGGGGCGGGGCCAGTGGGTGGTGGATGGTCGGCCTGCTGGTCGCGGCCGGTGTGATGGGTCTGTTCGTGGTGTTCCCGATCGGTGGCGCCGACATGCCGGTGGTCATCTCGCTGCTGAACGCGATGACCGGTCTGTCCGCGGCGGCCGCGGGTATCGCGCTGGACAACACCGCACTGATCGTGGCCGGCATGATCGTCGGCGCCTCGGGTTCGATCCTGACCAACCTGATGGCCAAGGCGATGAACCGTTCGATCCCGGCCATCGTGTTCGGCTCCTTCGGTGGTGGTGACGCCGCCGGCGGTGGACCCGCCGGGGCTGCCGGCGGCACCGTGAAGGCCACCTCGGCCGCTGACGCCGCGATCCAGATGGCCTACGCCAACCAGGTCATCGTGGTGCCCGGCTACGGCCTGGCCGTCGCGCAGGCCCAGCACGCCGTCAAGGAGATGGCCGCCCTGCTCGAGGAGAAGGGGGTCGAGGTCAAGTACGCGATCCATCCGGTCGCCGGCCGCATGCCGGGCCACATGAACGTGCTGCTGGCCGAGGCCGACGTCGAATACGACGCGATGAAGGAGATGGACGACATCAACGGTGAGTTCAACCGCACCGATGTCGCGATCGTCATCGGCGCCAACGACGTCACCAACCCGGCCGCCCGCAACGACCCGGGCTCGCCGATCCACGGCATGCCGATCCTCAACGTCGACGAGGCGCGGTCCACCATCGTGCTCAAGCGGTCGATGAGTTCGGGCTACGCCGGCATCGAGAACCCGCTGTTCTTCGCCGACGCCACCTCGATGCTCTTCGGCGACGCGAAGAAGAGCGTCGACAGCGTCATCGAGGAGCTCAAGGCGCTGTAG
- a CDS encoding DoxX family protein codes for MTTTSDITDTSTDVQSGTRNWRHTTGVVISVLLGAFLVFDVFGKLTRPEAVVEGTAELGFPIDQTYVMGTVLLICLVVWAIPRTAVLGAVGLTAYLGGAVTANMRIESPLLDHTLFPVYFGVLIWVGLVLRRPELLKVAGIRR; via the coding sequence ATGACCACCACATCAGACATCACCGACACATCGACAGACGTGCAATCGGGTACTCGAAACTGGCGCCACACAACTGGAGTCGTCATCAGCGTTCTGCTCGGCGCATTTCTGGTCTTCGACGTGTTCGGGAAGCTGACGCGGCCCGAAGCGGTCGTCGAGGGCACCGCCGAACTCGGCTTCCCGATCGACCAGACCTACGTGATGGGCACCGTGTTGCTGATCTGCCTTGTGGTGTGGGCGATTCCGCGGACTGCTGTGCTCGGGGCGGTCGGACTCACCGCCTACCTCGGTGGTGCGGTCACCGCCAACATGCGCATCGAGTCCCCATTGCTCGACCACACCCTCTTCCCGGTGTACTTCGGCGTCCTGATCTGGGTCGGCCTGGTCTTGCGACGCCCGGAACTGTTGAAGGTGGCCGGTATCCGACGGTGA